The following are encoded together in the Plasmodium reichenowi strain SY57 chromosome 3, whole genome shotgun sequence genome:
- a CDS encoding trafficking protein particle complex subunit 4, putative, with translation MYSLYVNNQHGTLVYQKHFSEEIKLNSNEEIRLASMLHGISTISEKINVYSLYEKKTNIFQSLEKKGIETIEGDGFKIQCYDTLTGIKIFIVHKDDLNIEMNTYLKRVYELYSDIILKNPFYDIDMPIRSAVFNEQIEKLFSNIS, from the exons ATGTATTCTCTCTATGTCAACAACCAACATGGTACTTTAGTTTATCAAAAg CATTTCAgtgaagaaataaaattaaatagTAATGAAGAAATAAGACTTGCTTCTATGTTACATGGAATTTCAACCATTTCCGAAAAAATTAATGTGTATTCATTATATGAGAAAAAAACGAATATATTTCAATcattagaaaaaaaaggcATAGAAACTATTGAAGGAGATGGTTTTAAAATTCAATGTTACGATACATTAACAGGtatcaaaatatttatagtTCACAAAGATGACTTAAATATTGAGATgaatacatatttaaaaaggGTATATGAATTGTATAGTGATATCATACTGAAGAATCCTTTTTATGATATTGATATGCCTATACGTTCAGCAGTTTTTAATGAACAAATTGAAAAACTCTTTTCCAACATAAGCtga
- a CDS encoding SAC3/GNAP family-related protein, putative (transcript variant 2; alternatively spliced), which yields MDINNIMEEVQAIKVLPHMMFNASKFMLSDYVNVAFENNEYYDNDVMLTLLRLFCLYPHCYDKDIIKKILICVLYNINNVDMNMYMSLINSSLYDDNIKSVIYIYELIKNCQYKKLWNCINNNIGNEDNNNCDYSYLKNDKNFICNIRKYILNTISISFESIYLKNMSEYLNIQDNTQLEQFLNENKWTIKMINHKGQDEQICYNGNIETVQNKKNINTYFTEDNIGSYITKLNH from the exons atggatattaataatattatggAAGAGGTACAGGCCATTAAGGTTTTGCCTCATATGATGTTCAATGCTTCTAAATTTA TGTTAAGTGATTATGTGAATGTAGCTTTTGAAAATAACGAATATTACGATAATGATGTCATGCTAACTTTGTTAAGAttgttttgtttatatCCCCATTGTTATGATAAAGATATaattaagaaaatattgatatgcgttttatataatataaataatgtagatatgaatatgtatatgagtttaataaattcaagtttatatgatgataatataaaaagtgttatatatatatatgaactaattaaaaattgtcagtataaaaaattatggaattgtataaataataatattggtaatgaagataataataattgtgattattcttatttaaagaatgataagaattttatttgtaatattagaaaatatattttaaatacCATCTCCATAAGTTTTgaaagtatatatttaaaaaacatgtccgaatatttaaatattcaaGACAATACACAACTTGAAcaatttttaaatgaaaataaatgGACCATTAAAATGATTAATCACAAAGGACAGGATGAAcaaatatgttataatgGAAATATAGAAACGGTTcagaataaaaaaaatataaatacttATTTTACTGAGGATAATATAGGATCCTACATAACAAAACTTAACcattaa
- a CDS encoding hypothetical protein (conserved Plasmodium protein, unknown function) codes for MMMNPTLGKPEEDLAVYDYTDISMNVCLIKYEYIFDPWTNDSRYLYSNENMQNEIEALNELMKSKVSLVCVFFNSAFSYLFMTIGFVGMFIFYKMKNDLSMAFIFACIFLVAFSHYIMCIICSYIITKGVIKSVETRIKSLNIKYKKEKIYFKLINLSSFGLKYLKLFTLSKGQAYFTLRVIYKYCKII; via the exons ATGATGATGAACCCTACATTAGGAAAACCAGAAGAGGATTTGGCTGTCTATGATTATACAGACATTTCAATGAATGTGTGtcttataaaatatgaatatatatttgatcCTTGGACAAATGATTCAAggtatttatattctaaTGAAAATATGCAAAATGAAATAGAAGCCTTAAATGAATTAATGAAATCTAAAGTATCCCT agTCTGCGTATTTTTTAACTCGGCcttttcttatttatttatgacTATTGGTTTTGTAGgaatgtttattttttataaaatgaaaaatgaCCTTTCTATGGCATTTATATTTGCATGTATCTTTTTAGTTGCATTCTCccattatattatgtgtaTTATCTGTAGTTATATAATAACCAAGGGTGTTATAAAATCAGTAGAAACAAGAATAAAgtcattaaatataaaatataaaaaagaaaaaatatattttaaattaataaacCTTAGTAGCTTCGgtttaaaatatttgaaaCTCTTTACTTTATCAAAAGGACAAGCATATTTTACTTTAAGggttatatataagtattgcaaaattatatga
- a CDS encoding hypothetical protein (conserved Plasmodium protein, unknown function) has translation MSMFLNILILIDAASVAFLLITFLMININEESLELSQAHRENGKKALVVAIILYVIFLVLLFIYKAYKNKRKLYTNFFMKKRNAPKYVQLASTYLSASDEYEQYELNKI, from the coding sequence ATGAGCATGTTTCTTAATATACTTATTTTGATTGATGCAGCAAGTGTTGCCTTTTTGTTAATAACATTTCTTATGATcaatataaatgaagaaagCTTAGAATTAAGTCAAGCACATAGAGAAAATGGGAAAAAAGCATTGGTTGTAGCCATAATATTGTATGttatttttcttgttttattatttatttacaaagcatataaaaacaaacgtaaattatataccaacttttttatgaaaaagaGAAACGCACCCAAATATGTGCAACTAGCAAGTACTTACTTATCTGCAAGTGACgaatatgaacaatatgaattaaataaaatttaa
- a CDS encoding SAC3/GNAP family-related protein, putative (transcript variant 1; alternatively spliced), with amino-acid sequence MDINNIMEEVQAIKVLPHMMFNASKFKVLSDYVNVAFENNEYYDNDVMLTLLRLFCLYPHCYDKDIIKKILICVLYNINNVDMNMYMSLINSSLYDDNIKSVIYIYELIKNCQYKKLWNCINNNIGNEDNNNCDYSYLKNDKNFICNIRKYILNTISISFESIYLKNMSEYLNIQDNTQLEQFLNENKWTIKMINHKGQDEQICYNGNIETVQNKKNINTYFTEDNIGSYITKLNH; translated from the exons atggatattaataatattatggAAGAGGTACAGGCCATTAAGGTTTTGCCTCATATGATGTTCAATGCTTCTAAATTTA AAGTGTTAAGTGATTATGTGAATGTAGCTTTTGAAAATAACGAATATTACGATAATGATGTCATGCTAACTTTGTTAAGAttgttttgtttatatCCCCATTGTTATGATAAAGATATaattaagaaaatattgatatgcgttttatataatataaataatgtagatatgaatatgtatatgagtttaataaattcaagtttatatgatgataatataaaaagtgttatatatatatatgaactaattaaaaattgtcagtataaaaaattatggaattgtataaataataatattggtaatgaagataataataattgtgattattcttatttaaagaatgataagaattttatttgtaatattagaaaatatattttaaatacCATCTCCATAAGTTTTgaaagtatatatttaaaaaacatgtccgaatatttaaatattcaaGACAATACACAACTTGAAcaatttttaaatgaaaataaatgGACCATTAAAATGATTAATCACAAAGGACAGGATGAAcaaatatgttataatgGAAATATAGAAACGGTTcagaataaaaaaaatataaatacttATTTTACTGAGGATAATATAGGATCCTACATAACAAAACTTAACcattaa
- a CDS encoding hypothetical protein (conserved Plasmodium protein, unknown function) has translation MKLLKLDYYNGEIYEKYKINNILSLLVDNNKFQNESVDFHEISNKKNNYSIMAILGSQIKNLNDDIYKDIDTNDIILALSKLKKTDEEILINESQNKNYILELAEQIYYEYFQRGLIKNDHNFHLNNSKKNFIQINIELMNEINREIKNYEHKIHNLRAYSENAQTKNDGSTNDLLMYYHEDVDNTDDNLLNDNNFNYNMKHKKYNDQNKIFLNDHAHNNNNDFFDRPNENNFLMDEENVLKAAHEDIPMNNDYVNYIHMKRDSLHNNNNNNNNYYYNNYKNNIFSDHHDLFHYNKEGTNSTNCNSVENINYDINIYKNNKKNIHINNNVNSNENIPRVSNPNGNIGNDGRSSYRNLSQLNEEDKHLIYNDTIKMDYLLNRKIEYEKLDEDQSESNNKSTMVMNTHRMMKNFDNMNKINSNVVDTYEENMNYKYDKNKSYVLNDEETYEHMSNKNMNNVMKNAGINTGVNTGVNNGVNTGVNNGVNNGVNIGVNTGVNSGVEENCKYHMDMDNVHNVHNAVNSVNLQDNIYKNNNSSNTLNNVLENIDKAEQQIVKNHLKNSLAHNEYVAKRMSSLLLNPQNVIDKEPFNNNIRKAYEKNGIMNRDEQKYFNDEISLNKYSSTYGQNKNFTTDTNNSSSFILSTIHKPNMVDESSYSIMNNYENKKFRIQSRNINARENYLHNQNSNHHSTERSHNINNNMINHNNHISNTTPLNFDNMSNYSRNAAKSVESNMNIYTNKYSRALDINDLNSNNTSRNYVNSSNSLKSDLTMMRDNYAKMLERSKSLTSHLYRAPIMHNKYLKANM, from the coding sequence ATGAAACTACTGAAGCTAGATTATTATAATGGagaaatatatgaaaagtataaaataaataacatattatcTCTTCTTGTGgacaataataaatttcAAAACGAAAGTGTAGATTTTCATGAGATAAGcaataaaaagaataattataGTATTATGGCTATTTTAGGAAGtcaaattaaaaatttaaatgatgatatatataaagatattgatacaaatgatataatattagCATTGTctaaattaaaaaaaacagatgaagaaattttaataaatgaaagccaaaataaaaattacatTTTGGAATTAGCTGAACaaatttattatgaatattttcaaagaggtttaataaaaaatgatcataattttcatctaaataatagtaagaaaaattttatacaaATTAATATTGAACTAATGAATGAAATTAATagagaaataaaaaattatgaacatAAAATTCATAATTTACGTGCATATTCAGAAAATGCacaaacaaaaaatgaTGGATCTACCAATGATTTGTTAATGTATTATCATGAAGATGTGGATAATACTGATGATAATCTTTtgaatgataataattttaattataatatgaagcacaaaaaatataatgatcAAAACAAAATCTTTCTAAACGATCATgcacataataataataatgatttttttgatagaccaaatgaaaataattttcttatggatgaagaaaatgtaTTGAAAGCAGCACATGAAGATATTCCTATGAATAATGATTATgtaaattatattcatatgaaAAGAGACAGCCTCcacaacaacaacaataataataataattattattataataattataaaaataatattttttcgGATCATCATGatctttttcattataaCAAAGAAGGTACCAATAGTACCAACTGCAACAGTgttgaaaatattaactatgatataaatatatacaaaaataataaaaaaaatatacatattaataataatgttaataGTAATGAAAATATACCTAGGGTTAGTAACCCTAATGGTAATATTGGTAATGATGGAAGGAGTAGTTATAGAAATTTATCTCAGTTGAATGAAGAAGATAAgcatttaatatataatgatacaATTAAGATggattatttattaaatagaaaaataGAGTATGAAAAGCTGGATGAAGATCAAAGTGaaagtaataataagaGTACGATGGTGATGAATACCCATAGaatgatgaaaaattttgataatatgaataaaataaattcaaATGTTGTTGATACATATGAAGAAAACAtgaattataaatatgacAAGAATAAATCATATGTGCTTAATGATGAAGAAACGTATGAACATATgagtaataaaaatatgaacaatgTTATGAAAAATGCTGGTATAAATACTGGTGTAAATACTGGTGTAAATAATGGTGTAAATACTGGTGTAAATAATGGTGTAAATAATGGTGTAAATATTGGTGTAAATACTGGTGTAAATTCTGGTGTAGAAGAGAATTGTAAATACCATATGGACATGGATAATGTACATAATGTACATAATGCAGTTAATTCAGTAAATCTCCAAgacaatatatataagaataataattctaGTAATACCTTAAACAACGTTCtagaaaatatagataaagCTGAACAACAAATAGTCAAGAAccatttaaaaaattctttGGCACATAATGAATATGTCGCGAAAAGAATGAGttccttattattaaatCCCCAAAACGTGATTGACAAAGAACCctttaataataatataagaaaggcgtatgaaaaaaatggaatAATGAATAGAGATGAAcagaaatattttaatgaCGAAATTTCATTAAACAAATATAGTTCTACTTATGGACAGAACAAAAACTTTACTACAGATACCAATAATAGTAGTAGTTTTATATTAAGTACAATTCACAAGCCAAATATGGTAGATGAATCTTCATATAGtataatgaataattatgaaaataaaaagtttCGTATTCAATCAAGAAATATTAATGCAAGagaaaattatttacataacCAAAATTCAAACCATCATTCGACAGAACGAAGCCAcaacataaataataatatgattaatcataataatcatattaGTAATACGACACCATTAAACTTTGATAATATGAGTAACTACTCTAGAAATGCAGCAAAATCAGTTGAATCgaatatgaatatatatacaaataaatattcgAGGGCACTAGACATAAACGATTTAAATAGTAACAATACCAGTAGGAATTATGTAAATAGTTCAAATAGTTTAAAGAGTGATCTCACTATGATGAGAGATAATTATGCAAAGATGTTAGAAAGATCCAAATCTTTAACATCTCATTTGTATAGGGCCCCAATTATgcataataaatatttgaaaGCAAATATGtaa